One window of the Nocardia huaxiensis genome contains the following:
- a CDS encoding amino acid permease: MTEIRTQATNLTAEDSGYHKALKPRQLQMIAIGGAIGTGLFLGAGGRLHSAGPSLFLVYLVCGVFVFFILRALGELVLHRPSSGSFVSYAREFFGEKAAFVAGWMYFLNWSMTGIVDTTAIATYLHYWGPFQPVAQWVLALGALIIVLGINLASVKWFGEMEFWAAMIKVVALVTFLIVGTIFFAGRFEIDGQATGFGMVSDAGGWFPTGILPLITVTSGVVFAYAAVEMVGIAAGETENPAKIMPRAINSVIMRIAVFYCGSVILLALLLPYTEYQAGESPFVTFFAKLGVAHMGSIMNFVVLTAALSSLNAGLYSTGRILRSMAMNGSAPSFTARMSKAGVPYGGILLTSAIALFGIWLNYIVPEQAFEIVLNVASLGILASWATIVLCQLKLWYWWKQGRMERPAFRMAGAPYTGIATLVFLFAVLVLMAFDRPVGTWTVGSLVIIIPALAIGWMVAKKRVLAIAKMREGYTGEFPVIRPISSDDK; encoded by the coding sequence ATGACCGAGATCCGGACACAGGCCACAAACCTCACGGCCGAGGACAGCGGCTATCACAAGGCGCTCAAACCTCGCCAATTGCAGATGATCGCCATCGGCGGCGCCATCGGCACCGGCCTGTTCCTCGGCGCGGGCGGCCGCCTGCACAGCGCCGGGCCGTCGCTGTTCCTGGTGTACCTGGTCTGCGGCGTCTTCGTCTTCTTCATCCTGCGCGCCCTGGGCGAACTGGTGCTGCACCGCCCGTCCTCGGGCTCGTTCGTCTCCTACGCCCGCGAATTCTTCGGCGAGAAGGCCGCTTTCGTGGCCGGCTGGATGTACTTCCTGAACTGGTCCATGACCGGCATCGTCGACACCACCGCCATCGCCACCTACCTGCACTACTGGGGACCGTTCCAGCCGGTGGCGCAGTGGGTGCTGGCGCTGGGCGCGCTGATCATCGTGCTCGGCATCAACCTGGCCTCGGTGAAATGGTTCGGCGAGATGGAATTCTGGGCCGCCATGATCAAGGTGGTCGCCCTGGTGACCTTCCTGATCGTGGGCACCATCTTCTTCGCGGGCCGCTTCGAGATCGACGGCCAGGCAACCGGTTTCGGCATGGTCTCCGACGCCGGCGGCTGGTTCCCCACCGGGATCCTGCCGCTGATCACCGTCACCTCCGGTGTCGTGTTCGCCTATGCCGCAGTCGAAATGGTCGGCATCGCCGCTGGTGAGACCGAGAACCCGGCCAAGATCATGCCGCGCGCCATCAACTCGGTCATCATGCGTATCGCCGTGTTCTACTGCGGCTCGGTGATTCTGCTGGCCCTGCTGCTGCCCTACACCGAATACCAGGCCGGGGAAAGCCCGTTCGTCACCTTCTTCGCCAAACTCGGTGTGGCGCACATGGGTTCGATCATGAACTTCGTGGTGCTCACCGCCGCGCTGTCCAGCCTCAATGCCGGCCTGTACTCGACCGGCCGCATCCTGCGCTCGATGGCCATGAACGGTTCCGCGCCGAGTTTCACCGCGCGCATGTCGAAAGCCGGTGTGCCCTACGGCGGCATCCTGCTGACCAGCGCCATCGCCCTGTTCGGCATCTGGCTCAACTACATCGTGCCCGAGCAGGCTTTCGAGATCGTGCTGAACGTGGCCTCGCTGGGCATCCTCGCTTCCTGGGCGACGATCGTGCTGTGCCAGCTCAAGCTCTGGTATTGGTGGAAGCAGGGCCGCATGGAGCGCCCGGCGTTCCGCATGGCGGGCGCGCCCTACACCGGCATCGCCACGCTGGTGTTCCTGTTCGCGGTGCTGGTGCTCATGGCCTTCGACAGGCCGGTCGGCACCTGGACCGTCGGCAGCCTCGTGATCATCATCCCGGCGCTGGCCATCGGCTGGATGGTGGCCAAGAAGCGGGTGCTGGCCATCGCCAAGATGCGGGAGGGTTACACCGGTGAGTTCCCGGTGATCCGGCCCATCTCCTCCGACGACAAGTAG
- a CDS encoding gamma-glutamyltransferase family protein produces MRRTRRHIWSGAAATLLLLTGLATACSSDGGDAQAVCTAADNGTLVTPRASGTGTTTPADIRLRPEITSGYRTGMTPVRTNSFAVSTANPHATEAACRVLRDGGTAADALIVAQTVLGLVEPQSSGIGGGAFLLYYNASTGTVDAYDGRETAPQAATQDYLRWVSDTDRTVPQPNARASGRAIGVPGVLRLLESVHREHGKQPWADMFGPAITLADQGFEISPRLAAQIAESANDLARDENARTYFLQADGTPKTSGSTLLNPAYAKTLGALATDGANAFYTGAIAADIVDATADTSGGRTPGLLSLADLSSYETKKRTVLCTPYRTHQVCGMPNPSSGGITVAATLGILANFDLAALRPDDSSGDSTTARNGGEPKPEAVHLISEAERLAYADRDKYIADADFIPMPGNSPQTLINPDYLKQRASLINPDRSMGTAQPGDFGPVPLGTGPQPPEHGTSHISIIDSYGNAATMTTTVEAAFGSFHLVDGFILNNQLTDFAADPVGKDGNLVANRLEPGKRPRSSMAPTLVFDLNADGSRGPLTHVTGSPGGSVIIQFVLKSLVGMLDWGLNPQQAVSLVSFGAGNSPTTNVGGENPNIDPTDSGKNDPLVTALLAKGHQVSVAPQSSGLSVLARDGDGLIGGADPRREGAVMGDTR; encoded by the coding sequence ATGAGGCGCACGCGACGGCACATCTGGAGCGGCGCGGCCGCCACCCTGCTGCTCCTGACGGGACTGGCCACGGCCTGCTCATCCGACGGCGGCGACGCGCAGGCGGTGTGCACGGCCGCCGACAACGGCACGCTGGTCACCCCGCGCGCGAGCGGCACCGGCACGACCACTCCGGCCGATATTCGGCTGCGTCCCGAGATCACCAGTGGTTATCGCACCGGCATGACACCCGTGCGCACCAACAGCTTCGCCGTCTCCACCGCCAATCCGCACGCCACCGAGGCCGCCTGCCGGGTGCTGCGCGACGGCGGCACCGCGGCCGACGCGCTCATCGTGGCGCAGACCGTGCTCGGCCTGGTGGAACCACAGTCCTCGGGGATCGGCGGCGGGGCGTTCCTGCTCTATTACAACGCGTCCACCGGCACCGTCGACGCCTACGACGGCCGCGAGACCGCGCCGCAGGCCGCCACACAGGACTATCTGCGCTGGGTCAGCGACACCGATCGCACTGTGCCGCAACCCAATGCGCGCGCCAGCGGCCGGGCCATCGGCGTGCCGGGCGTGCTGCGCCTGCTCGAATCCGTGCACCGCGAGCACGGCAAGCAGCCGTGGGCCGACATGTTCGGGCCCGCTATCACGCTGGCCGATCAGGGTTTCGAGATCAGTCCGCGGCTGGCGGCCCAAATCGCCGAATCCGCCAATGATCTCGCGCGTGACGAGAACGCCCGCACCTACTTCCTGCAGGCCGACGGGACGCCGAAGACCTCGGGCAGCACGCTGCTCAATCCCGCCTACGCCAAGACCCTCGGCGCGCTGGCCACCGACGGCGCGAACGCCTTCTACACCGGCGCCATCGCCGCCGATATCGTCGACGCGACCGCCGACACCTCCGGCGGGCGCACCCCCGGGCTGCTCTCGCTGGCCGACCTGTCGAGCTACGAGACCAAGAAGCGCACCGTGCTGTGCACGCCGTATCGCACCCATCAGGTGTGCGGCATGCCCAATCCGTCCTCGGGCGGCATCACCGTCGCCGCCACCCTCGGCATTCTCGCCAACTTCGACCTGGCCGCGCTGCGCCCCGACGACAGTTCCGGCGACTCCACCACCGCCCGCAATGGCGGCGAGCCCAAACCCGAAGCGGTACACCTGATTTCGGAGGCCGAACGGCTGGCCTACGCCGACCGCGACAAGTACATCGCCGACGCCGATTTCATCCCCATGCCCGGCAACTCGCCCCAAACCCTGATCAACCCCGACTATCTGAAGCAGCGCGCGTCGCTGATCAACCCGGATCGCAGCATGGGCACCGCCCAGCCCGGCGACTTCGGCCCCGTCCCCCTCGGCACCGGCCCGCAGCCGCCCGAGCACGGCACCAGCCACATCTCCATCATCGACAGCTACGGCAATGCCGCCACCATGACCACCACGGTCGAAGCCGCCTTCGGCTCCTTCCATCTCGTCGACGGGTTCATCCTCAACAACCAGCTCACCGACTTCGCCGCCGACCCGGTCGGCAAGGACGGCAATCTGGTCGCCAACCGCCTCGAGCCCGGCAAACGCCCCCGCAGCTCCATGGCCCCCACCCTGGTCTTCGACCTCAACGCCGACGGCAGCCGCGGCCCCCTCACCCACGTCACCGGCTCCCCCGGCGGCTCGGTCATCATTCAGTTCGTGCTGAAATCCCTTGTCGGCATGCTCGATTGGGGCCTGAACCCACAGCAGGCCGTATCGCTCGTCTCCTTCGGCGCAGGCAACTCCCCCACCACCAATGTCGGCGGCGAGAACCCGAACATCGATCCCACCGACAGCGGCAAGAACGATCCCCTGGTCACAGCCCTGCTGGCGAAGGGCCATCAGGTCTCGGTGGCCCCGCAATCCAGCGGCCTGTCCGTCCTGGCCCGCGACGGCGACGGGCTCATCGGCGGTGCCGACCCACGCCGCGAAGGCGCGGTCATGGGCGACACCCGCTGA
- a CDS encoding AurF N-oxygenase family protein has product MTLAANGIGNSYHDVLATLSQGSVDVNFDPYLDIDWDSPEFAIDRDDPRWVLPEYDPLGGTRWYQNLPLERQIEIGRWRMAYAIKVGLMFESILIRGMMQYVMKLPNGSPEFRYCMHEMTEECNHIQMFQELVNRIGEDVPAGRRHFRALSPLIGVAGGYAHLILFIGILGGEEPIDHLQKEIIRNGANIPPAVLRCMQIHIAEEARHISFAGEFLKSHLAQTNPVFKQICGVAFPIAMRWLAGEITVPPKSFAREFGIPDEVFADAYWRSPNSRRILSGYFGDMRRLATDLGLMNPVTRRLWQLLNIDGAPSRYRSEPDRTAFTEVPRSA; this is encoded by the coding sequence ATGACGTTGGCGGCGAACGGAATCGGCAACTCTTATCACGACGTACTGGCCACCCTGTCGCAGGGTTCGGTCGATGTGAACTTCGATCCGTACCTCGATATCGATTGGGATTCCCCGGAATTCGCCATCGACCGCGATGATCCGCGCTGGGTGCTGCCGGAATACGATCCGCTCGGCGGCACCCGCTGGTATCAGAACCTGCCGCTGGAACGCCAGATCGAGATCGGCCGCTGGCGTATGGCCTATGCCATCAAGGTCGGTCTCATGTTCGAGTCCATCCTGATCCGCGGCATGATGCAGTACGTCATGAAGCTGCCCAACGGCTCCCCGGAATTCCGGTACTGCATGCACGAGATGACCGAGGAGTGCAATCACATCCAGATGTTCCAGGAGCTGGTGAACCGCATCGGCGAGGACGTCCCCGCGGGCAGACGCCATTTCCGGGCCCTGTCCCCGCTGATCGGCGTGGCCGGCGGCTACGCGCACCTGATCCTGTTCATCGGCATCCTCGGCGGCGAGGAACCGATCGACCACCTGCAGAAGGAGATCATCCGCAACGGCGCGAACATCCCCCCGGCGGTGCTGCGCTGCATGCAGATTCACATCGCTGAGGAAGCCCGCCACATCTCCTTCGCCGGTGAATTCCTGAAATCCCATCTCGCGCAGACCAACCCGGTCTTCAAGCAGATCTGCGGCGTCGCCTTCCCCATCGCCATGCGCTGGCTGGCCGGGGAGATCACCGTCCCACCGAAGTCCTTCGCCCGCGAATTCGGCATCCCCGACGAGGTTTTCGCCGACGCCTACTGGCGCTCCCCGAATTCCCGCCGCATCCTGTCCGGCTACTTCGGCGACATGCGCCGCCTGGCAACAGATCTCGGCCTCATGAACCCGGTCACCCGCCGCCTGTGGCAGCTGCTGAACATCGACGGAGCACCCTCGCGCTACCGCAGCGAACCGGACCGCACCGCCTTCACCGAGGTCCCGCGTTCCGCGTAG
- a CDS encoding acyl-CoA dehydrogenase family protein: MSAYRSSWHTDELDALRELARTFCEKELQPHAERFAEQHQVDRELWNKAGELGLLCMSIPESYGGGGGSFAHEAVLIEEQARVGDTAWGASLHSGIVAHYLLAYGTEEQKRRWLPKMAGGEVVGAIAMTEPGTGSDLQNVKTKAIREGDEYVVNGAKTFITNGQQADLIIVVAKTNPEDRAAGISLVLVEADRAGFRRGRVLNKIGQKGQDTSELFFDDVRVPVANLLGEQEGLGFIQLMQQLPQERLIIAVGGVAGMESALAQTIAYTKDREAFGKPIFAFQNTKFTLAEVATETRVARVFVDDCVARHLKGELDIPTVAMAKWWVSDRAMAVADECLQLFGGYGYMTEYPISRMWTDARVQKIYAGTNEIMKEIIARSL, encoded by the coding sequence ATGTCCGCATATCGCTCCAGCTGGCACACCGACGAACTCGACGCGCTGCGCGAGCTGGCACGCACCTTCTGCGAGAAGGAATTGCAGCCGCACGCCGAACGCTTCGCCGAGCAGCATCAGGTCGATCGCGAACTGTGGAACAAGGCCGGCGAACTCGGGCTGCTGTGCATGTCGATTCCGGAGAGCTACGGCGGCGGGGGCGGCAGCTTCGCGCACGAGGCGGTGCTCATCGAAGAGCAGGCGCGGGTGGGGGATACGGCCTGGGGTGCGAGCCTGCACAGCGGCATCGTCGCGCACTATCTGCTCGCCTACGGCACCGAGGAGCAGAAGCGGCGCTGGCTGCCGAAGATGGCCGGCGGCGAGGTGGTCGGCGCGATAGCCATGACCGAACCGGGCACCGGATCGGATCTGCAGAACGTCAAGACCAAGGCCATTCGCGAGGGTGACGAGTACGTCGTCAATGGCGCGAAGACCTTCATCACCAATGGCCAGCAGGCCGATCTGATCATCGTGGTCGCCAAGACCAATCCGGAAGATCGCGCCGCGGGCATCTCCCTGGTGCTGGTCGAGGCCGATCGGGCGGGCTTCCGGCGCGGCCGCGTGCTGAACAAGATCGGCCAAAAGGGCCAGGACACTTCGGAACTGTTCTTCGACGACGTCCGTGTCCCGGTCGCCAATCTGCTCGGAGAGCAGGAGGGCCTGGGCTTCATCCAGCTCATGCAGCAGCTGCCGCAGGAGCGGCTCATCATCGCGGTCGGCGGTGTCGCGGGCATGGAATCCGCACTGGCGCAGACGATCGCGTACACCAAGGACCGGGAGGCGTTCGGCAAGCCGATCTTCGCCTTCCAGAACACCAAGTTCACCCTGGCCGAGGTCGCCACCGAAACCCGGGTCGCCCGCGTCTTCGTCGACGACTGCGTGGCGCGACACCTGAAGGGCGAGTTGGATATTCCGACCGTGGCCATGGCCAAGTGGTGGGTCTCCGACCGGGCCATGGCGGTGGCCGACGAATGCCTGCAGCTGTTCGGCGGCTACGGCTACATGACCGAATACCCGATCTCGCGCATGTGGACCGACGCCCGCGTGCAGAAGATCTACGCCGGCACCAACGAAATCATGAAGGAAATCATCGCCCGCTCACTCTGA
- a CDS encoding TetR/AcrR family transcriptional regulator, with amino-acid sequence MVHTEGKVDSLHARRAASRGDRGEERRREIITAAIEAIEERGPNASTGDFASRAGLNRAHIYRHFASKEELDREVTLRLYREHKQRIREGIRTHETPMDAIRGPITRHVTWAHEHPNLFHFLVSRRYARTDDHPPRTESAFAFEIASAGEQYIPGFADHRDAADGFIIAVHGLIDASIQWWLDHPRETREQLIDRLSTQSWLLLRQRLDEIGVELDPRVPSPETPS; translated from the coding sequence GTGGTGCACACAGAGGGCAAGGTCGACAGCTTGCACGCCCGCCGCGCGGCCAGCCGCGGCGACCGTGGCGAGGAACGCCGCCGCGAGATCATCACCGCCGCCATCGAGGCCATCGAGGAGCGCGGCCCCAACGCCAGCACCGGCGACTTCGCCTCCCGCGCCGGCCTCAACCGCGCCCACATCTACCGCCACTTCGCCAGCAAGGAAGAACTCGACCGCGAAGTGACCCTGCGCCTGTACCGCGAACACAAACAGCGCATCCGCGAAGGCATCCGCACCCACGAAACCCCCATGGACGCCATTCGCGGCCCCATCACCCGCCACGTCACCTGGGCGCACGAGCACCCCAACCTGTTCCATTTCCTGGTCAGCCGCCGCTACGCCCGCACCGACGACCACCCGCCGCGCACCGAGAGCGCCTTCGCCTTCGAAATCGCCTCCGCCGGAGAGCAATACATTCCCGGCTTCGCCGACCACCGCGACGCCGCGGACGGCTTCATCATCGCCGTCCACGGCCTCATCGACGCCTCCATCCAGTGGTGGCTGGACCATCCCCGCGAAACCCGCGAGCAGCTGATCGACCGTCTCTCCACCCAGTCCTGGCTGCTGCTGCGCCAGCGCCTGGACGAGATCGGCGTGGAACTGGACCCGCGCGTCCCCTCCCCCGAAACACCCAGCTGA
- a CDS encoding PH domain-containing protein, whose amino-acid sequence MPAAPTNDAWDLEVRPQHAIRTVRIVAVVVAALFIFGGVVLRHGSTGVNFRLADQIGMGLIGLLLAGGILLLARPRVRVGERGVQIRNLGNDNEFRWQDIRGISFPDKKSWARLELVHDEYVPIMAIRRNDKLRAATAMDRFRELGAKYSADN is encoded by the coding sequence TTGCCTGCCGCACCAACGAATGACGCCTGGGACCTGGAAGTGCGCCCGCAGCACGCGATCCGCACCGTGCGCATCGTCGCCGTCGTGGTGGCCGCCCTGTTCATCTTCGGCGGCGTAGTCCTGCGGCACGGCTCCACCGGCGTGAATTTCCGCCTGGCGGACCAGATCGGCATGGGCCTGATCGGCCTGCTGCTGGCCGGCGGCATCCTCCTGCTGGCCCGCCCCCGGGTCCGCGTCGGCGAACGCGGCGTCCAGATCCGAAACCTCGGCAACGACAACGAATTCCGCTGGCAGGACATTCGGGGCATCTCCTTCCCTGACAAGAAGTCCTGGGCCCGCCTCGAACTGGTCCATGACGAGTACGTCCCCATCATGGCCATCCGGCGCAACGACAAACTGCGCGCCGCCACCGCCATGGACCGCTTCCGCGAACTGGGCGCGAAGTACTCCGCCGACAACTGA
- the ribH gene encoding 6,7-dimethyl-8-ribityllumazine synthase has translation MSGTGVPAFELADAKDLKLGIVASRWHTEICDALVANAEKTAREAGVADITVVRVAGAMELPVVAQALARTHDAVVALGVVVRGGTPHFEYVCDSVTAGLTRVSLDESTPVTNGVLTVNTEQQALDRAGLPGSVENKGEQAAAAALDAALTLRELAQTV, from the coding sequence ATGAGCGGTACCGGCGTACCGGCTTTCGAGCTCGCCGATGCCAAGGATCTCAAGCTGGGGATCGTGGCCTCGCGCTGGCACACCGAGATCTGCGACGCACTGGTCGCCAATGCCGAGAAGACCGCGCGGGAGGCCGGCGTCGCCGACATCACCGTGGTCCGTGTCGCCGGTGCCATGGAACTGCCGGTGGTCGCGCAGGCGCTGGCCCGCACCCATGACGCGGTCGTGGCCCTGGGTGTCGTGGTGCGCGGCGGCACACCGCATTTCGAGTACGTCTGCGATTCGGTGACGGCCGGCCTGACCCGGGTGTCGCTGGACGAGAGCACCCCGGTCACCAATGGCGTGCTCACCGTCAACACCGAACAGCAGGCACTGGATCGCGCCGGCCTGCCCGGCTCGGTGGAGAACAAGGGCGAGCAGGCCGCCGCGGCGGCCCTCGACGCCGCGCTCACCCTGCGCGAACTCGCCCAGACCGTCTGA